A region of Triplophysa dalaica isolate WHDGS20190420 chromosome 18, ASM1584641v1, whole genome shotgun sequence DNA encodes the following proteins:
- the LOC130407144 gene encoding rho-related BTB domain-containing protein 2-like isoform X1, whose translation MDLSLFCRFPISARPMQHFHLMRPHFMDSDMDYERPNVETIKCVVVGDNAVGKTRLICARACNATLTQYQLLATHVPTVWAIDQYRVCQEVLERSRDVVDDVSVSLRLWDTFGDHHKDRRFAYGRSDVVVLCFSIANPNSLYHVRTMWYPEIKHFCPRAPVILVGCQLDLRYADLEAVNRARRPLARPIKSNEILAPEKGREVAKELGVPYYETSVVAQFGVKDVFDNAIRAALISRRHLQFWKSHLRNVQRPLLQAPFLPPKPPPPIITVPPPPSNIEEHPSRLLEDPLCADIILVLQERKRIFAHRIYLATASSKFYDLFLTEPRGSEENERERDRPRGQTLSGRDLFMRAASFDVCESSDDGDRVNLRACTSDGTLKGGDGDRRGRLLPALSRAFISIQEEMVDDPVTFNSRRMTVVHMDPSMQPGPFRSVLRYLYTGKLDEHEKELMQVAHIAELLEVFDLRMMVANILNDEAFMNQEITKAFHVRRTNRVKECLAKGTFSDVVFRLDDGTIMAHKPLLISSCDWMAAMFGGPFVESCTKEVLFPNTTRSCKRAVLEYLYTGRFCSRSDLDAMELIVLANRLCLPHLVALTELYTVTVLTEAAMMGADIDGDVLLYLDMAQFHCAHQLTDWCLHHICTNYNRVCRKFPRDMKAKSTENQEYFEKNRWPPVWYLKEEDHYQRARKEREKEDCLYQKRQCKRKWLFWNIPSSPSSNSSSSPGSSAVI comes from the exons ATGGATTTGTCTCTCTTCTGTCGCTTCCCCATATCGGCCAGGCCGATGCAGCACTTTCATCTGATGCG gCCTCATTTTATGGATTCTGACATGGACTATGAAAGGCCAAATGTCGAGACTATCAAGTGTGTGGTGGTTGGGGACAACGCAGTTGGAAAGACCCGGCTCATCTGTGCCCGGGCATGCAACGCCACCCTCACACAGTATCAGTTGCTTGCCACACATGTGCCCACTGTCTGGGCAATAGATCAGTACAGAGTCTGTCAGGAG GTTCTAGAAAGGTCCAGGGATGTGGTGGATGATGTTAGTGTGTCTTTACGTCTATGGGACACCTTTGGCGACCATCACAAGGACCGTCGCTTTGCGTATGGCAG GTCTGATGTGGTGGTATTGTGTTTTTCCATTGCAAACCCCAACTCACTTTACCACGTGAGGACCATGTGGTACCCAGAGATCAAGCATTTCTGTCCCAGAGCTCCTGTTATCCTTGTGGGCTGCCAACTAGACCTGCGATATGCTGACTTGGAGGCTGTGAACAGAGCTCGACGTCCACTGGCCAg acccattaaatcaaatgaaatactGGCCCCAGAGAAAGGCCGTGAGGTGGCCAAGGAGCTAGGCGTTCCCTATTACGAGACCAGCGTTGTTGCACAGTTTGGGGTTAAGGACGTTTTTGACAACGCTATACGTGCAGCCCTCATTTCCCGCCGTCATCTGCAGTTCTGGAAGTCGCATTTACGAAATGTCCAAAGACCCCTCCTCCAAGCTCCCTTCCTTCCCCCCAAACCCCCACCACCCATTATCACGGTCCCTCCCCCTCCAAGTAACATCGAAGAGCACCCTAGCCGGCTGTTAGAGGATCCACTCTGTGCTGACATCATTTTAGTCCTCCAGGAACGTAAGAGGATCTTCGCTCACCGCATTTACCTCGCCACTGCTTCTTCTAAGTTCTACGACCTCTTCTTGACTGAACCTCGAGGCTCTGAGGAGAACGAGCGGGAACGGGATAGGCCGAGAGGGCAAACCCTTTCTGGACGCGATCTGTTTATGCGTGCTGCTAGTTTTGACGTTTGTGAGAGTAGCGACGACGGAGATAGAGTGAACTTGCGTGCCTGCACCAGTGATGGAACTCTGAAGGGTGGAGATGGTGATCGCCGCGGTCGCCTGCTCCCCGCTTTGAGCCGTGCTTTCATCAGCATCCAAGAAGAAATGGTAGACGACCCTGTCACCTTCAACTCCCGACGGATGACTGTGGTGCACATGGATCCATCAATGCAGCCTGGTCCGTTTAGATCGGTGTTACGATACCTGTACACAGGTAAACTAGACGAGCACGAGAAGGAGTTGATGCAGGTGGCCCACATTGCAGAACTGCTGGAAGTGTTTGACCTGCGCATGATGGTGGCTAACATCCTGAACGATGAGGCCTTCATGAATCAGGAGATTACCAAGGCCTTTCATGTTAGACGCACCAATCGGGTGAAAGAATGCCTGGCCAAAGGGACCTTCTCTG ATGTGGTGTTCAGGTTGGACGATGGCACTATCATGGCCCATAAACCACTGCTCATCTCAAGCTGCGATTGGATGGCAGCCATGTTTGGTGGACCATTTGTGGAAAGTTGTACAAAAGAG GTTCTGTTTCCTAACACTACACGTAGCTGTAAGCGTGCTGTGCTGGAGTATCTCTATACCGGCCGCTTCTGCTCTCGTTCAGATCTAGATGCCATGGAGCTGATTGTACTTGCAAACCGTCTCTGTCTGCCTCACCTGGTGGCACTGACAG AGCTGTACACTGTGACAGTATTAACAGAGGCTGCTATGATGGGAGCTGATATTGATGGAGATGTTCTGCTCTACCTGGACATGGCACAG TTCCACTGTGCTCATCAGTTGACGGATTGGTGCCTCCATCACATCTGCACAAACTACAACAGAGTCTGTCGCAAATTCCCTCGTGACATGAAAGCCAAATCAACAG AAAATCAAGAGTACTTTGAAAAGAATCGCTGGCCTCCAGTGTGGTATCTAAAAGAAGAAGATCATTATCAGCGAGCTCGTAAGGAGCGTGAGAAGGAAGATTGCTTGTACCAAAAGCGCCAGTGTAAACGCAAGTGGCTCTTTTGGAATATACCATCTTCACCTTCCTCCAACTCTTCATCTTCTCCTGGTTCCTCTGCAGTCATCTGA
- the LOC130407144 gene encoding rho-related BTB domain-containing protein 2-like isoform X2, translated as MRPHFMDSDMDYERPNVETIKCVVVGDNAVGKTRLICARACNATLTQYQLLATHVPTVWAIDQYRVCQEVLERSRDVVDDVSVSLRLWDTFGDHHKDRRFAYGRSDVVVLCFSIANPNSLYHVRTMWYPEIKHFCPRAPVILVGCQLDLRYADLEAVNRARRPLARPIKSNEILAPEKGREVAKELGVPYYETSVVAQFGVKDVFDNAIRAALISRRHLQFWKSHLRNVQRPLLQAPFLPPKPPPPIITVPPPPSNIEEHPSRLLEDPLCADIILVLQERKRIFAHRIYLATASSKFYDLFLTEPRGSEENERERDRPRGQTLSGRDLFMRAASFDVCESSDDGDRVNLRACTSDGTLKGGDGDRRGRLLPALSRAFISIQEEMVDDPVTFNSRRMTVVHMDPSMQPGPFRSVLRYLYTGKLDEHEKELMQVAHIAELLEVFDLRMMVANILNDEAFMNQEITKAFHVRRTNRVKECLAKGTFSDVVFRLDDGTIMAHKPLLISSCDWMAAMFGGPFVESCTKEVLFPNTTRSCKRAVLEYLYTGRFCSRSDLDAMELIVLANRLCLPHLVALTELYTVTVLTEAAMMGADIDGDVLLYLDMAQFHCAHQLTDWCLHHICTNYNRVCRKFPRDMKAKSTENQEYFEKNRWPPVWYLKEEDHYQRARKEREKEDCLYQKRQCKRKWLFWNIPSSPSSNSSSSPGSSAVI; from the exons ATGAG gCCTCATTTTATGGATTCTGACATGGACTATGAAAGGCCAAATGTCGAGACTATCAAGTGTGTGGTGGTTGGGGACAACGCAGTTGGAAAGACCCGGCTCATCTGTGCCCGGGCATGCAACGCCACCCTCACACAGTATCAGTTGCTTGCCACACATGTGCCCACTGTCTGGGCAATAGATCAGTACAGAGTCTGTCAGGAG GTTCTAGAAAGGTCCAGGGATGTGGTGGATGATGTTAGTGTGTCTTTACGTCTATGGGACACCTTTGGCGACCATCACAAGGACCGTCGCTTTGCGTATGGCAG GTCTGATGTGGTGGTATTGTGTTTTTCCATTGCAAACCCCAACTCACTTTACCACGTGAGGACCATGTGGTACCCAGAGATCAAGCATTTCTGTCCCAGAGCTCCTGTTATCCTTGTGGGCTGCCAACTAGACCTGCGATATGCTGACTTGGAGGCTGTGAACAGAGCTCGACGTCCACTGGCCAg acccattaaatcaaatgaaatactGGCCCCAGAGAAAGGCCGTGAGGTGGCCAAGGAGCTAGGCGTTCCCTATTACGAGACCAGCGTTGTTGCACAGTTTGGGGTTAAGGACGTTTTTGACAACGCTATACGTGCAGCCCTCATTTCCCGCCGTCATCTGCAGTTCTGGAAGTCGCATTTACGAAATGTCCAAAGACCCCTCCTCCAAGCTCCCTTCCTTCCCCCCAAACCCCCACCACCCATTATCACGGTCCCTCCCCCTCCAAGTAACATCGAAGAGCACCCTAGCCGGCTGTTAGAGGATCCACTCTGTGCTGACATCATTTTAGTCCTCCAGGAACGTAAGAGGATCTTCGCTCACCGCATTTACCTCGCCACTGCTTCTTCTAAGTTCTACGACCTCTTCTTGACTGAACCTCGAGGCTCTGAGGAGAACGAGCGGGAACGGGATAGGCCGAGAGGGCAAACCCTTTCTGGACGCGATCTGTTTATGCGTGCTGCTAGTTTTGACGTTTGTGAGAGTAGCGACGACGGAGATAGAGTGAACTTGCGTGCCTGCACCAGTGATGGAACTCTGAAGGGTGGAGATGGTGATCGCCGCGGTCGCCTGCTCCCCGCTTTGAGCCGTGCTTTCATCAGCATCCAAGAAGAAATGGTAGACGACCCTGTCACCTTCAACTCCCGACGGATGACTGTGGTGCACATGGATCCATCAATGCAGCCTGGTCCGTTTAGATCGGTGTTACGATACCTGTACACAGGTAAACTAGACGAGCACGAGAAGGAGTTGATGCAGGTGGCCCACATTGCAGAACTGCTGGAAGTGTTTGACCTGCGCATGATGGTGGCTAACATCCTGAACGATGAGGCCTTCATGAATCAGGAGATTACCAAGGCCTTTCATGTTAGACGCACCAATCGGGTGAAAGAATGCCTGGCCAAAGGGACCTTCTCTG ATGTGGTGTTCAGGTTGGACGATGGCACTATCATGGCCCATAAACCACTGCTCATCTCAAGCTGCGATTGGATGGCAGCCATGTTTGGTGGACCATTTGTGGAAAGTTGTACAAAAGAG GTTCTGTTTCCTAACACTACACGTAGCTGTAAGCGTGCTGTGCTGGAGTATCTCTATACCGGCCGCTTCTGCTCTCGTTCAGATCTAGATGCCATGGAGCTGATTGTACTTGCAAACCGTCTCTGTCTGCCTCACCTGGTGGCACTGACAG AGCTGTACACTGTGACAGTATTAACAGAGGCTGCTATGATGGGAGCTGATATTGATGGAGATGTTCTGCTCTACCTGGACATGGCACAG TTCCACTGTGCTCATCAGTTGACGGATTGGTGCCTCCATCACATCTGCACAAACTACAACAGAGTCTGTCGCAAATTCCCTCGTGACATGAAAGCCAAATCAACAG AAAATCAAGAGTACTTTGAAAAGAATCGCTGGCCTCCAGTGTGGTATCTAAAAGAAGAAGATCATTATCAGCGAGCTCGTAAGGAGCGTGAGAAGGAAGATTGCTTGTACCAAAAGCGCCAGTGTAAACGCAAGTGGCTCTTTTGGAATATACCATCTTCACCTTCCTCCAACTCTTCATCTTCTCCTGGTTCCTCTGCAGTCATCTGA